TGTCATTCTGGTATCGTTTAGATTTGGACTGATAGTCACAGAGACATTTAGAATAATTACACTGAGATCTAGGAAAACTGTAATATTTAGCCTACTTACATCTGCTACTTAGCTGTCCAAATTTAGTGATACCTAAACAGCTGCcagcaactaaaagcatctactgatcaaaaatgctTAGTAActactgaaccactaatcctattactacattgaaataattcaggtaaagtaCAGTTTCTCTGCTTATCTgtggcatcagatgtgtcttatctggatgttcagaggctctgtagtggatGTGGAAACACTTgtattttctgcaacactgattgaccaataaaactcatttagtttgacaaatggcagcagttgtaatgcttgtttttactttaggttaatgatatattttgcttaaaaaagccacttttacttgagttttctgtattttcatattaTAACTGTTGAATATGCACTTCTAAGAACATCTAATGGTGAAAAATAGTTTttacatttgtgatatattgcataaaCATAAGAATCATTCTTAAATCACTGAACTCTGTTAGGAATTGTGCCATTCTACATGTGCACTGCTTCACTGAGGACAAagctggatgtttcagcaagataataaaACACATCCGGGGCATGATACGCTGAAACTGCCATGAGTttagttttgatatttttcatgtttgcatttgtttgtgtctatctggtgcagccacaccttttgaaacacaaaaaggaTTTTTCCACTGATATTCCATGATAATAACTGAAATTGTGGAAAATTGTAAGGGTGAATGTAAGCTTTTTCACtacagtacatgatcagtaaattaaatataggaaaatacctggtttttactgaaaaatgcagagcatAATATCATAGTTAATGTtgataaatgttaaatgtacagaaaatagTTTCAGGTCTCTGAGGGTTAAAGTAGTAgcccagtttgtttgtttttttatttgttgttttttttgttgttgttgttgcagcctGATTAGTGTGTCCTATGAATCTGCATTTAGTGGCATCATCATTATTCAGACGTAATCATAGAAGGCAGCTAATATTCCATTAAAATAGGACTACTGCCTGCTGAAATAAAACAGTGGATGGCAAACGGCTGTGATTGGATGACAGCAGTAAATCTGCCAAATCCCTCATGGCTCAAGCTGTGATTTGGACCACAGATCCCTTTTCAGAATGAACTCCGCCCTGCAGAGATGATGTCCACGGTCACTGTCCGGCACACGACAGCAGCAGGCCCGGGCACAGTTGGTTTCCTGTGGATGAGACTGCTCCGATCCAACTTTCACTGTTCTTTCCCAGCGTGTTGACGGCACAGAAAGATGAACCGATTAATCGACCGCCGTCTCCAGGGTAGGACACTAACACGACGGTTTAGGAGCGTTTGCCTGTTTTATGCAAAGTCAGAGAACATGTACTAAGTTTAATGTGTCGTGGGCAGAAGAACTTACGTGTTTAGACATCTGCATTTCCTgtcaaaatgactgaaaatgtctGGTTTTGACAGTCACTTTCACACAGTACAGTGGGCAGGATGAGCAGTCAACAATGACGGATTAGCGCGCGTTGGATTATGGGAACCTGTACCTGCATGCTAACACGTAGCCACGCCTACATCCGCATTTTTAAccttgtaaataataataataataataataataataataataataataataataataataataatgaagtatTAACAATTTTGGCCTTATAAATCGTCTGTTTGCTTGAATaattaagaaaatgtatttaattgtagAGACATACTTTTGGGAAAGATACTGTAAGTGTGCTagcaaaataaaatgcaatattAACATGCATATTTCCATCATAGGTTATATTTCCCTTACCCACTCAGCTAACATAATGCCACTGATCCTGTTAAATCCAGTTTAAAAACCCACCTGTAACGCAATGATATTAATCATGAGTGATAATAAAATCTCAGATTCTATCTCAGCAATATTTTCAGGTTTTATTCATCCACTGACAGTAACTGAATATCTTTGCTGACATTATGTTTGGCTTTGGAGAACATTTGTTCAcctttttctgacattttgaGCACAGAACAACCACTCAATAAATTGAAAATATAACTGAGAGATCAATCAACACTGACAACAGTTGCAGTCTTCATATTAGATAACTTtaccttaacctcctgagacccagcaaagtgaaagtttgatcttttttttacattaaacagttgtcttgattggaaactgcataatgcataTGTTTTTAGAGATacaatttaaaaattatttttatttatttatttatatttttatggaatatcctttgcaatggacagcatttttaaagtagaactgtgaaacttttgccccctacagaggacaaaaatgcattgctgggtctcaggaggataaaggcTTCATACATGGGGCtatttgtagttttttgtatGCACTGCAGTTAGTAATGTGTCCAAGAACATCCTCAGACCTCTAACACATCCATCCATGGATGACTGATTGTAAAAATGTACACAGGAATTTtcacttttgtaattttttagGGATTGTTCCCTTGCCCTCTCTTTTAAGTCTGTTCATCAAGTCCCTTAGGAACAAAGTGTTAAGTGATATGCATATTCATCCCAAAAAAATTGCCACATATTTCGTCAGCTCATCTTTTATAATGGTAGCGGAACTGCTGGTGCTCGGTGTATTTGAAAAATGCCAAATTAACACACAACAGGTGCATTTTGACAGTAGGTGATACATTGTAATATGAAAAAGTAAGTGgtttcattgatattttgatGCCGTCCACTACACTAGCTCCAAATAGATGTTAATGTGTTGGTTATATTTTGTAGGCTGTAGTATCTATTGACCTGTCAGTGTTGTCCTGTGTCTCCCAGCAGGTGCTGTGATGTGAGAAGAGCTCATGCCTCTAGTCAAGAGAAACATTGAGCCTCGGCATCTGTGCCATGGTGCAGTGCCTGATGGAATTGGCAACGAGCTGGAATGTGTAACCAACAACACCCTGTCTGCCATCATCCGGCAGCTCAGCAGTCTGAGTAAGATCACAGTTCCTCATACTCAGCAATATTTGTTAATGTGTTCAGATGTAGACATGTGGTCCTTTTTCTCAGCCCTTGCAATTAAGGAACAGATTAATAATATGGTTCAAATCAACAAATTATTTACTAAACTCAAGGTAATTTGGTCTTTCAAATGTATGTAGCGAGAACTAGTCAAACATGCGTAGCCCAAACCATAATCCGACTAACTGAGATGCCTTGTTCGatccacaatgaaaacaaatatagTTAGTTTATTGTCAAAAGTATGAAAAGCTGATACTGGTATATTAGAAAAAACATTCAGTAAATCACTAAGTgtaaccaaaaacaaacaaatttctcTGTGATTTAATGTGCATTCAAAACAATCTTTGACATTTTTGAACAAAGAGTAAAGTAATGACAAGATGACTATATGTGTTTTACTCCTCTAAAATCATCAAGACAACATAACTGCAAAGAACATTGGATAAGAATTCCAGATGATTTTGCTGCAGTATGTTGTCTTAGATCTATCTAGGAGTTTCTAGTACGTGTTTTTAAAAATCTTTCGAAGGCACTTATTAAAAACAATCTGATAATTTTCACCAGTAGAAAacagcctattctattctattctattctattctattctattctattctattctattctattctattctattctattctattctattctgtcaaaAAACAACATGAACTGCACATTAAAATCAACGCAGTTATTTTCTACTGTAAATGTCTGAATTAATTCACACTATTATGCAATACAGTATTTGGTTTTGACATCCATCTAAATGTATGATAATCATCCTATTCAGTGTGTAAGTGCATTGTTGTGTGAGACATCAGTTAATGCACACAAATTTGTGAGTCAGGGAGAGAAATGTAGAGAGACAGACTATTTTAGGAAGCAAAATTACTCCTGGACATCTGGTCCATGGATACCccgattagtgtgtgtgtgtgtgtgtgtgtgtgtgtgtgtgtgtgtgtatgtgtgcgtatgtgtgtgtgcgcgcttgtgcgtgtgtgtgcgcttCTGTTGGGATTTAGTGAAGTTGCAGGAGCTTAGAGCTTACCGTAAAGCTTCATATCACAGACAGATAAGATGGAGAGTGAATGGGCGGAGATACAAACTGAGTCTATCAGTCTAATGATAGCCTCCACATTAAGTGGATCTGTTCTGTTTGACGTGCCACTCATGTTGTTATGTGCAAGGAATGAACACTCAGGGCAGTGTATAATCCGCAAAACGCAAAGGATTTAGAAATACACAAACAGTAGTCTCGTAGCATTAAATCTACAATGCATCACCATTAAAACAgtatttatacacatatacaacAATCTCTGCTTATTATATTTATTGTTGTACATATCACTCTAACCATGACAGACCTTTTTTATttatcaggttttttttcttcatccttATCTTCTTGTTTTTGCTCTGGTTTCAGGTAAACACGCAGAAAACGTTTTTGGAGAACTTTTTAATGAAGCAAACACCTTTTATAGTCGTGCAAACTCCCTCCAGGACCGCATTGATCGCTTGGCCATCAAGGTCACCCAGCTGGACTCCAGCATTGAAGAGGGTATGTGAGGACAGGAGTGGGTTTCTCTTAGTTTTATGCCTCATTCAAATGTATGTCTCATATTAAACAGAAAACCTTTGTCATCCTGTTTCACAGTCTCTCTTCAGGACATAAATATGAGGAAGGCATTTAAAAGCTCCACTGTTCAGAACCAGCAGGTTTTGTCAAAGGGCAGCACTCCCAACTCTGTGGCTGAGATGTACAACAGCAGTGACAGACCCCCTCCCCTCAGCACCCTCACTGCGTACAGGTAATGTATGCACTGTAGAGTATTGCCTCATGGGAAAATTTAACTACTGTGTATAAGACTTTATGTTTCTATCTTCTACATGAGTCTCAGCCAAGAGATTTGCTTTGGGTAAATATAGTATTTGCTGTAAGTTGCTGTTTTCAagttaaaatacttaaaatttcTGACTTTTCATTAGGATTTGATTATTGTTTACTTTTAATGACAGCTTTACCAAATAGTCACATTCATCACAAGTATTATTGGATAGAAACACAACACATGTGAAgagatgtatatatatgtatatagaacTGAACCATAGTGgatattgttttattttcatataaataattgtaattaacagtttaattgtCTATTTCCACTCATTTTATGCCACTAATAAGGTTTAAACTTCTACTTTATTTATAGACACTGACAATACACCAAATGAGGAAGACCATTTATTAGCACTGACATTAGagcacataaataaacaaatgctaTTCTGTTTGCCTTTTAggctttgtaaataaatattgcaTACGGCGATAaggaacataatttttttttacaaatttgtgACTGAAATATCAAAAGAAAGTAGTGATAAAGACAGACACTCATAGATGAGAAATGACTTGGGATGACGGAGGTTCAACAAAGATCATTTAAAAGAGCAGCAGTCAAATattaaatggtgaaaaattatGTGACTGAATCTGACTTTGTTGTTTTCTACAGCATTGACTCTTTTCTTCAAATTACAAGAAACACTGtatgtgcacagtattaaaaactaaaaaaaaaagtcataactaaATTGTTTTTCCAAGCTAACATCAGCCTTAAGTGtagttgttttgtcttgtttccaTGATAGAAAAAGAAGCTCAAACAATAAGGAATGTCATTACATATGTTTAAGGAAATCTTGGTTAAATTATGTACTCTGTATAGTCTGAATTAAAATTAGTTAAATGTATGTTCAGTACAAATGGAGGTCCCACTAAATATTTGACACCCTGATGTGTTTTTCtttaaacttttgtttttaatgttgtacATATTTCCCATATTTACTGCATGTGAATTGAAACAGTAACTATTATCACAGTTGCATGTTACGCTTTTGGTTAACTGCATCATCTGTCATTTTAAAAAACAGAGAGGATTCCACCGATGCAATGAAGTTTTACTCAGATCCCTCATACTTCTTTGACTTGTGGAAAGAAAAAATGCTTCAGGACACAGAGGAcaagaggaaagaaaggaggaggcAAAGGGTGAGAGAGCACACCATGACGTCTTATCataagaaaacacctgatttattttttaagcaTGTCATCCTTTCCCCCTTATTCACACTTCCCAGGAGCAGAAGCGATGTGTGGACAGCAGCACCCTACAACGAGAGGTCAAAAAGGTGAGAAAGGTGAGAAACCGCAGGCAAGAGTGGAACATGATGGCGTTCGATAAAGAGCTTCGGCCTGATCACCGCCATCCGCAGACGCTCCGGCGAGGGGCGTCGTCTGAGGGCTCCCTCTCACCAGACGGCAGGTTGGTATCTGGTGCTTTTTATTCTTTTGGAAGAAAGACAAAGTAGAGATTAGATGAAGGAAattaccctttaaatgctgttgtCTCAAATGTCACGAACTGTTCAGATTTTGTCGCAGTTGGATACTGTGTTTTAATCTTCCTTTTTTGTACAGACTGTACAGATGTAGATCTTTTTCTAATTACTAAATAATAACGTCTCAaagcttcagttttttttttttttttagctcattgTCTTTCATTGTTTATCCAGGCCTGACCTCTTCGACTACCCCGTCCCTCCACTGCCTGCCCACGCTGCTTGTAACTTTGCCAAGTCTCATGATTACGTGCCCGGGAATGCACACCCCTCGCCACCTGTGGAGCATGAATACCACAGCATTGATGTCAACTACAAGAGAGTAACCTACTCCACAGCAGAACCTCACTGCACAGAACCAATGAATGGTGCAATACGTCCACCTGCGGAGTACAAGTATGTCAGTCATCTGCATAAACAAAGAGCTGAGACAGTTTTCACAGCAAGTACACCAGTAACATTCTTCTGTCTTTATCTGTCGACCAGCTCCATCCCTCCGTCTTCTGCCCCTGGACCGCCTATCCCATCTGCACAGACGGCGTTTGGGTTTCCTCTGGGTGCACTACCGCCACCACCACCTCACAATGGAGTTGTGCATGTAGGCCCAGGCTACCCACTCCCACCTGTACCTCCTCCAGGTCCTCGTATGGTTCCTCCTCCCCCAGGTCCCCCGCCTCCCCCTCTCCCACCTCCAGCTGCGCCTCCGAACTTAACAAGCGTTAGCGGAAGAACAGAGAATCCACCTGTGAGAGATGCAAGAAGCGACCTGCTGTCTGCAATCCGCATGGGTGAGCCCAGCTGGTCTGACACAGTATTGGATTTGAAATGATCATATAAAACCAGACATGTACAGTTGACtgtgtgtttacttttttgtctgtgtgtgctttttttttaggCATTCAACTGAAGAAAGTCCAAGAGCAGCAGGAACAGCAGAGCAAGTGGGAGCCAGTGGGGAATGATGTGGCGACTATCTTGTCCCGCCGCATTGCCGTTGAATACAGTGACTCTGATGATGACTCTGAATTGGACGAAAACGAGTGGTCAGACTGACCAAACACATGCCATTTTTGGGTTTAGAATACAGCAAAACATATCCATCATGAGAGCTACACACTCTCTGACTCCACCTAGTGGGCTCTCTCATGCACCGCTTCCTGAGCTGCTTCATGCACTGATGTCTCACCACTATGTGAATAATTTCGGTCTTTTCTACATAATtctgaattacctgaaaaatagTCACGTATCATAAATATAACCTTCCTTCTTCAGGTCCATCAGATGGTGTGGAACTCATGGGTGTAAGAGTAACAGGGCAGCTATTAATGTTTCTATTGTGGCATTCGTCCATAGCTTTTTTTGTCAGAATGTTTGTTGTTGGAAAAGATCATGTTGACTGTTAGGTTAGGTAAATGCACATTCCACCGTGAAACAGGGAACGTCACATTACATTAACAGGAGGATAAAATGCAGACGTAAAAATAAATATCTATTCTTTAAAAGTGATGCATTCTATGATAAATAAATACTTAGTCATCTACTGCTAATAAAATGTGACCACATGAGCATCTTGTTGTACATTAAACCATATCAAACTGACTTCTACATCACAACAAACCACAATTCAAAACTGTGAACTCAGAAAACTACTGATATACAGTTTACAAGTTTACAAGAAATGTGTTAACGGCAGTaactgttttattataattattatatcaCTATAAGGATTATACATACATAGATTTCCAGTCATGTTTTAGAGTATACAGTGTATGTCATTTAAAGTATTATGTCAGTGTTTTATGAGTTACTCTGCTGTATAATTGTGTTGATTCCTCATGTCATTAATGTAACGGCTACCTCAGTTCATTGTATCATAGTGTGAACATCATCGCTATCATTGACTTTGTGAATGCAGTGTTGTTTTTCTACCATTAAACCTGTATTCACTACACTGTGACATATAAGACTTTATTCATCGTGATCTGTAGTAGTGTAAAAATAACTGCAGTGTTTTCCTAGGTCTATTAGGTGTTAAAATTTGGTTATTTGACTAAGA
The Sphaeramia orbicularis chromosome 14, fSphaOr1.1, whole genome shotgun sequence DNA segment above includes these coding regions:
- the wasf3a gene encoding wiskott-Aldrich syndrome protein family member 3; amino-acid sequence: MPLVKRNIEPRHLCHGAVPDGIGNELECVTNNTLSAIIRQLSSLSKHAENVFGELFNEANTFYSRANSLQDRIDRLAIKVTQLDSSIEEVSLQDINMRKAFKSSTVQNQQVLSKGSTPNSVAEMYNSSDRPPPLSTLTAYREDSTDAMKFYSDPSYFFDLWKEKMLQDTEDKRKERRRQREQKRCVDSSTLQREVKKVRKVRNRRQEWNMMAFDKELRPDHRHPQTLRRGASSEGSLSPDGRPDLFDYPVPPLPAHAACNFAKSHDYVPGNAHPSPPVEHEYHSIDVNYKRVTYSTAEPHCTEPMNGAIRPPAEYNSIPPSSAPGPPIPSAQTAFGFPLGALPPPPPHNGVVHVGPGYPLPPVPPPGPRMVPPPPGPPPPPLPPPAAPPNLTSVSGRTENPPVRDARSDLLSAIRMGIQLKKVQEQQEQQSKWEPVGNDVATILSRRIAVEYSDSDDDSELDENEWSD